A single window of Nocardia sp. NBC_01327 DNA harbors:
- a CDS encoding neutral zinc metallopeptidase, with protein sequence MQPAYRQPLPPPTAGFQIGMPPPQRPAPPRRGRWGALVVIFVLLVTAALVRTAVSHGLNNLGAGSPGDKVQTTYTNSPDDNAGVPKTSDNPLVTDDSYTLVPEHCNYSPWGTQVDTARKFFETAASCLAEAWKPLFDDIKLPFVPPKLNVSATTSGITTLCTGNSTNFAAFYCSADQTIYMPVSQLQTDIYKDNWVVYLSVFAHEYGHHVQAESGILGKVHQERRDAGATSATGLELSRRTELQANCFDGMFLASSNNGGSLTSAQAGVARNDMFHRGDAPGDMRDHGTSNNGGTWWSLGYDKNRTAQCNTFGAAANKVN encoded by the coding sequence ATGCAACCCGCCTACCGGCAGCCCCTGCCGCCGCCGACCGCGGGCTTCCAGATCGGCATGCCCCCGCCGCAGCGCCCGGCGCCGCCGCGCCGCGGGCGCTGGGGCGCACTGGTTGTCATCTTCGTGCTGCTGGTGACCGCCGCCCTGGTGCGCACCGCCGTGTCCCACGGCCTGAACAACCTCGGCGCCGGTAGCCCCGGTGACAAGGTGCAGACCACCTATACGAACTCACCCGACGATAACGCCGGCGTCCCCAAGACCTCGGACAATCCGCTGGTCACCGATGACAGCTACACACTGGTCCCCGAACACTGCAACTACTCGCCGTGGGGCACCCAGGTCGACACCGCGCGCAAGTTCTTCGAAACGGCCGCAAGCTGTCTCGCCGAAGCCTGGAAGCCGCTCTTCGACGACATCAAGCTGCCGTTCGTACCGCCCAAGCTGAATGTCTCGGCGACCACCAGCGGTATCACCACCCTGTGCACGGGTAACAGCACCAACTTCGCCGCGTTCTACTGCTCGGCCGACCAGACCATCTACATGCCGGTCAGCCAGTTGCAGACCGATATCTACAAGGACAACTGGGTCGTCTACCTGTCGGTGTTCGCGCACGAGTACGGGCATCACGTCCAGGCGGAATCCGGCATTCTCGGCAAGGTGCATCAGGAGCGCCGCGATGCCGGCGCGACCAGCGCCACCGGGCTCGAGCTCTCCCGCCGAACCGAATTGCAGGCCAACTGCTTCGACGGCATGTTCCTGGCGTCCTCGAACAACGGCGGCTCACTGACCTCCGCGCAGGCCGGTGTGGCGCGCAACGATATGTTCCATCGCGGCGACGCCCCCGGCGATATGCGCGACCACGGAACCTCGAACAACGGCGGCACCTGGTGGTCGCTCGGTTACGACAAAAACCGTACGGCGCAGTGCAATACGTTCGGCGCCGCCGCGAACAAGGTGAACTGA
- a CDS encoding ammonium transporter, whose translation MTTTIDPAATAWLLAATAMVLLMTPGLAIFYGGMVRSSGVLNMLMMSFISIPLVTVAWLIAGYSLAFGDDAGGGLIGNLGHIGLSGIDPKTVHAASGIPELLFVTFQLTFAILTVALVSGAIADRAKFSAWMIFVPVWALIVYAPIAHWVWTPDGWLASLGTLDFAGGLVVEIASGASALALALVLGPRVGFKMDAMRPHNLPFVLLGAGLLWFGWFGFNAGSALAANGTAAAVFLNTLVAGCLGMLGWLIVEQIRDGKPTTFGAASGAVAGLVAITPSCGYTNTMGALIVGLVAGLVCSFAVGWKFKGGYDDSLDVVGVHFVGGIVGTLLIGFLANRAMTGDNGPQGLLYGGGLGQLGKQAVGVIVVAAFAFGVTFALGKLIDRTIGFRVSREDEIGGIDFALHAETAYAEGVHGHGAPRRLGDGPFGH comes from the coding sequence ATGACTACGACCATCGACCCGGCGGCCACGGCCTGGCTGCTCGCAGCCACGGCCATGGTGCTGCTCATGACGCCGGGGCTGGCCATCTTCTACGGCGGCATGGTGCGCTCCAGCGGTGTGCTCAATATGCTCATGATGAGCTTCATTTCCATTCCGCTGGTGACGGTGGCGTGGCTGATCGCGGGGTACAGCCTCGCGTTCGGTGATGATGCGGGCGGCGGGCTTATCGGAAATCTCGGACATATCGGACTTTCGGGAATCGACCCGAAGACCGTGCACGCCGCGAGCGGAATTCCGGAGCTGCTGTTCGTCACCTTCCAGCTGACCTTCGCCATTCTCACCGTCGCCCTCGTCAGCGGCGCCATTGCCGATCGCGCCAAGTTCTCCGCGTGGATGATCTTCGTACCGGTCTGGGCGCTCATCGTGTACGCACCCATCGCGCACTGGGTGTGGACCCCGGACGGCTGGCTGGCCTCGCTGGGCACCCTGGACTTCGCGGGCGGCCTGGTGGTCGAGATCGCCTCGGGCGCTTCGGCGCTCGCCCTGGCGCTGGTGCTGGGTCCGCGGGTCGGCTTCAAGATGGATGCCATGCGCCCGCACAATCTGCCCTTCGTACTGCTGGGCGCGGGCCTGCTGTGGTTCGGCTGGTTCGGATTCAATGCCGGTTCGGCGCTGGCCGCCAATGGCACTGCGGCAGCGGTCTTCCTGAACACCCTGGTCGCGGGTTGCCTCGGCATGCTGGGCTGGCTCATCGTCGAGCAGATTCGCGACGGTAAGCCGACCACCTTCGGTGCGGCCTCGGGTGCGGTGGCCGGTCTGGTCGCCATCACCCCGTCCTGCGGTTACACGAACACCATGGGCGCGCTGATCGTGGGTCTGGTTGCGGGCCTGGTGTGTTCGTTCGCGGTGGGCTGGAAGTTCAAGGGCGGCTACGACGATTCGCTCGATGTGGTCGGCGTGCACTTCGTCGGCGGCATTGTGGGCACCCTGCTCATCGGCTTCCTGGCCAATCGGGCGATGACCGGTGACAACGGCCCGCAGGGCCTGCTCTACGGCGGCGGACTCGGTCAGCTGGGCAAGCAGGCGGTGGGCGTGATCGTGGTGGCGGCCTTCGCCTTCGGGGTGACCTTCGCACTGGGCAAGCTGATCGACAGGACCATCGGCTTCCGGGTCAGCCGCGAGGACGAGATCGGCGGCATCGACTTCGCACTGCACGCGGAGACCGCGTACGCCGAGGGTGTGCACGGGCACGGCGCACCGCGACGCCTCGGCGACGGCCCATTCGGGCACTGA